One genomic window of Stieleria sp. JC731 includes the following:
- a CDS encoding DNA translocase FtsK, which produces MSADLVNESSTEPDFARDVGSILLIALTVLLTISLATRDPSDPIDIPFWPISAIHVPDVLVYPPGQSISNACGYWGALIASAMTHYLGMASAIVVAGLGGVSIALLRRGQLRAPVLRSLGGTIVIASVATASAMMPIADDGMSLYGAGGILGAMTSSWLLEHFSSGGAWILTLTMLAVGTLLTTDYAILYATRKIFAGGAQVSRTGMEKAASALPPMLRGKRKPFDEKATTFAESNANQATATQATIAEAPSEVEVDETSDAAEVEEEKPEPRIKVRAGSRRQKPKEEVAESVEDDSSGEDETYAEYDEEDYEAEEYEDESAYRELEVEGETQQLRQDSEHKLPGPKIRMPKRSKSESELDKVSRAMIEQSPATAEEYQLPQIELLEASDDIDYEEQLNEVRRKAKILEATFADFGFNIRVVEIETGPVIAQYEIELEAGLRLSKITGLAEDLAIALRVPSVRIVAPIPGKNTVGIEVPNEKRQAVRLRDVMEESDTNSLKMNIPVFLGKDVSGNPMVVDLAKMPHLLIAGRTGTGKSVCLNSIITSMLMTRGPDEVRMLMIDPKMVELSGYGKLPHLMHPVITDMRKAEAILAWAVEKMEERYSLLANVGVRHINSFNDLGREEILRRLEVEPEDDDGSVPDKLPFIVIVADEMADLMMTAGKDVEQHIIRLAQKSRAVGIHLILATQKPTVDVITGLIKSNLPARLSFQVASKTDSRVVLDENGADKLLGNGDMLFLWPGTSTLIRGQGTYLSDDEIDAICAHCSMREQNFVGELMNLKVNEDEDGDGPSLGSDRPDIYDSAVEVIIREGRGSCSLLQRHLGIGYGRAAKLIDFMAEDGIVGDYNGSKAREVLLSIEQWHEMQGLDPPESDEDDEDPSMSEMDEADSYEDDEEEYEDYDEDEKELS; this is translated from the coding sequence ATGTCGGCTGATCTAGTCAACGAATCCTCTACAGAGCCCGACTTCGCCCGCGATGTCGGGTCGATCTTGTTGATTGCGCTGACAGTACTTTTGACAATCTCTTTGGCAACGCGAGATCCCTCGGACCCGATCGATATCCCTTTCTGGCCTATCAGCGCGATCCACGTTCCTGACGTGTTGGTCTATCCGCCCGGACAGTCAATATCCAATGCCTGCGGTTACTGGGGCGCGTTGATCGCTTCGGCGATGACACACTACTTGGGCATGGCTTCGGCGATCGTTGTTGCGGGGCTCGGCGGTGTTTCGATCGCTTTGCTCCGGCGTGGTCAGTTGCGAGCTCCCGTTCTGCGTTCCCTTGGCGGAACCATCGTGATCGCCTCGGTCGCAACCGCTTCGGCAATGATGCCGATCGCGGATGATGGGATGTCGCTTTATGGCGCCGGAGGAATCCTGGGTGCGATGACATCCAGTTGGTTGCTAGAGCACTTCAGCAGCGGTGGCGCTTGGATCTTGACACTGACGATGCTTGCCGTCGGGACGCTGCTGACGACCGACTACGCGATCCTTTACGCGACGCGAAAAATCTTCGCCGGTGGTGCGCAAGTTTCAAGAACCGGAATGGAAAAGGCCGCTTCCGCCCTGCCACCGATGCTGCGTGGCAAACGGAAGCCTTTTGATGAAAAAGCCACGACGTTCGCCGAATCCAACGCAAATCAGGCGACGGCGACGCAGGCAACCATCGCTGAAGCACCGAGTGAAGTAGAGGTCGACGAAACTTCTGACGCAGCCGAGGTCGAGGAAGAAAAGCCAGAGCCGCGAATCAAAGTTCGTGCAGGATCGCGTCGTCAAAAACCAAAGGAAGAAGTCGCCGAATCAGTCGAGGACGATTCCTCGGGTGAAGACGAAACGTACGCTGAGTACGACGAAGAAGATTACGAAGCGGAAGAATACGAAGACGAATCGGCCTATCGCGAATTAGAAGTCGAGGGAGAAACACAGCAACTGCGTCAGGACTCCGAGCATAAACTGCCCGGTCCTAAGATTCGCATGCCCAAACGCAGCAAGAGCGAAAGCGAGTTAGACAAAGTCTCGCGGGCGATGATCGAGCAGTCACCGGCTACCGCTGAAGAATACCAGCTGCCCCAGATCGAGTTGCTGGAAGCCAGCGATGACATCGACTATGAAGAGCAACTGAACGAAGTCCGGCGCAAAGCAAAAATCCTTGAAGCCACGTTTGCCGATTTTGGATTCAACATCCGAGTCGTCGAGATTGAAACCGGACCGGTCATCGCCCAGTACGAAATCGAACTGGAAGCTGGTCTACGATTGAGCAAAATCACAGGCCTTGCCGAAGACTTGGCTATCGCCCTTCGTGTCCCCAGCGTTCGTATCGTCGCGCCGATCCCTGGAAAGAATACCGTGGGGATTGAGGTTCCGAACGAGAAACGACAAGCCGTTCGGCTGCGCGATGTGATGGAAGAGTCGGACACCAATTCATTGAAAATGAACATCCCGGTGTTCTTGGGTAAAGACGTCTCGGGAAATCCCATGGTCGTCGACTTGGCCAAGATGCCTCACCTGTTGATCGCCGGTCGAACAGGAACGGGTAAAAGTGTCTGTTTGAACTCTATCATCACATCCATGCTGATGACGCGTGGACCGGATGAAGTTCGGATGCTGATGATCGACCCCAAGATGGTCGAACTTAGCGGATACGGCAAGCTTCCTCACCTGATGCACCCGGTGATCACCGACATGCGCAAAGCAGAAGCGATTCTGGCTTGGGCGGTCGAGAAAATGGAAGAGCGTTATTCGCTGCTTGCCAATGTCGGCGTTCGTCATATCAACAGCTTCAATGACCTTGGACGCGAAGAGATCCTTCGTCGTTTGGAAGTCGAGCCCGAAGACGACGACGGAAGCGTTCCTGACAAGTTGCCATTCATCGTCATTGTTGCTGACGAAATGGCTGACTTGATGATGACCGCGGGCAAAGACGTCGAGCAACACATCATTCGCTTGGCTCAGAAAAGCCGTGCGGTCGGAATCCACCTGATCTTGGCAACACAGAAACCAACGGTCGATGTCATCACCGGTCTGATCAAAAGTAACTTGCCGGCACGACTGAGCTTCCAGGTCGCCAGTAAGACTGACAGCCGAGTCGTCTTGGACGAAAACGGTGCGGACAAACTGCTTGGCAACGGTGACATGCTGTTCCTATGGCCCGGGACCAGCACACTGATCCGTGGTCAGGGCACCTACCTGTCCGACGATGAAATTGATGCGATCTGTGCGCATTGCAGCATGCGTGAACAGAACTTCGTCGGCGAATTGATGAATCTGAAAGTCAACGAAGACGAAGATGGCGACGGCCCATCACTCGGGTCCGATCGGCCCGACATTTACGACAGTGCGGTCGAAGTCATCATTCGTGAAGGACGCGGTTCTTGTTCACTACTGCAGCGACACTTGGGAATTGGCTACGGACGGGCGGCAAAGCTGATCGACTTCATGGCCGAAGACGGCATCGTTGGTGACTACAACGGCAGCAAAGCCCGCGAAGTTCTGCTGTCGATCGAACAGTGGCACGAAATGCAAGGTTTAGACCCTCCCGAATCAGACGAGGACGACGAAGATCCATCGATGTCTGAAATGGACGAGGCCGATTCGTACGAAGATGATGAAGAAGAGTACGAAGACTACGACGAAGACGAAAAGGAATTGTCGTAG